From one Heptranchias perlo isolate sHepPer1 chromosome X, sHepPer1.hap1, whole genome shotgun sequence genomic stretch:
- the LOC137307228 gene encoding tubulin alpha-1C chain: protein MRECISIHVGQAGVQIGNACWELYCLEHGIQPDGQMPSDKTIGGGDDSFNTFFSETGAGKHVPRAVFVDLEPTVIDEVRTGTYRQLFHPEQLITGKEDAANNYARGHYTIGKEIIDLVLDRIRKLADQCTGLQGFLVFHSFGGGTGSGFTSLLMERLSVDYGKKSKLEFSIYPAPQVSTAVVEPYNSILTTHTTLEHSDCAFMVDNEAIYDICRRNLDIDRPTYTNLNRLISQIVSSITASLRFDGALNVDLTEFQTNLVPYPRIHFPLATYAPVISAEKAYHEQLTVAEITNACFEPANQMVKCDPRHGKYMACCLLYRGDVVPKDVNAAIATIKTKRTIQFVDWCPTGFKVGINYQPPTVVPGGDLAKVQRAVCMLSNTTAVAEAWARLDHKFDLMYAKRAFVHWYVGEGMEEGEFSEAREDMAALEKDYEEVGADSAEGEEEGEEY, encoded by the exons aTG CGTGAGTGTATCAGTATCCATGTTGGCCAGGCTGGTGTCCAGATCGGCAATGCCTGCTGGGAGCTCTATTGCTTGGAACATGGCATCCAGCCTGATGGACAGATGCCCAGTGACAAGACCATCGGAGGTGGAGATGATTCCTTCAACACCTTCTTCAGCGAGACAGGAGCAGGCAAACATGTTCCACGGGCTGTGTTTGTGGACTTGGAGCCGACTGTAATTG acgaGGTTCGTACTGGTACTTACCGTCAGCTGTTCCACCCTGAGCAGCTAATCACTGGGAAGGAAGATGCAGCCAATAACTATGCCCGTGGTCATTACACAATTGGCAAGGAGATCATTGACCTGGTTCTGGACCGAATCCGTAAACTG GCTGACCAATGCACAGGTCTCCAGGGTTTCCTGGTCTTCCACAGCTTTGGCGGTGGTACTGGTTCTGGTTTTACATCCCTGCTGATGGAGCGTCTCTCGGTTGACTATGGCAAGAAATCCAAGCTTGAATTCTCCATCTACCCAGCTCCACAGGTGTCTACAGCAGTAGTAGAACCCTACAACTCTATCCTGACCACCCACACCACCCTAGAGCACTCAGATTGTGCTTTCATGGTTGACAATGAAGCCATCTATGACATCTGCCGAAGAAACTTGGACATTGACCGACCAACCTACACCAACCTGAACCGCCTCATCAGCCAGATAGTGTCGTCTATCACAGCCTCCCTTCGTTTCGATGGTGCTCTGAATGTTGATCTGACAGAGTTCCAGACCAACTTGGTGCCATACCCCCGCATCCACTTCCCATTGGCCACCTATGCACCAGTTATCTCAGCTGAGAAAGCCTACCATGAGCAGCTGACTGTAGCAGAGATAACCAATGCTTGCTTTGAGCCCGCCAACCAGATGGTCAAATGTGACCCACGCCATGGCAAGTACATGGCCTGCTGCCTCCTTTACCGTGGTGATGTAGTGCCAAAAGATGTCAATGCAGCTATTGCTACTATTAAAACCAAACGTACTATCCAATTTGTGGATTGGTGTCCAACTGGTTTCAAGGTTGGCATTAACTACCAGCCTCCCACTGTGGTACCTGGAGGTGACCTGGCCAAGGTTCAGCGAGCTGTGTGTATGCTGAGCAACACCACAGCCGTTGCTGAAGCTTGGGCTCGCCTGGACCACAAGTTTGACCTGATGTATGCCAAGCGTGCCTTTGTTCATTGGTACGTTGGTGAGGGTATGGAGGAAGGTGAGTTCTCGGAGGCCCGTGAGGACATGGCTGCTTTGGAGAAAGATTATGAAGAAGTTGGTGCTGATAGTGCTGAGGGtgaagaggaaggggaggagtaTTAG